Below is a window of Allomuricauda ruestringensis DSM 13258 DNA.
TAGGATTTTGCCATCGATTCCATTTTTTTATGGAGAAGTTACCAATGTTTAAATCATTGCAAGCATTCTGTAACCCAAATGGTAACCCTATCGAGCTTATAGTCCCATATAACAATTGCCGCCAAGTATCCAATTCATTACCCTTACCGACTAATAGGTATGTTATTTCTCAAAAATTGATTTATCTTTTTATAAATCACAAGTTTTATGTCTCATTTACTAATAAAAAAGCAGGTATTTTGTAATTTTGACATACTTGCATGAAATATTCCAAACTCCTAATAACAGTATGGAATCCGTCCTGATTACAGGAAAAAGTTTAAGCACCCTTATGTTGAATTCTTTTTGTCGGTCAACTCAAGGGAAAAGTTGGTCCAAGTGACCTTTTTATTTATATAATTTTGATAGAAAGATATATATTCTCGAATCGGCTAAAAACCGACATAACGGTCACATCCCCCGGAAGAATCAACATCATAGGAGAACATACGGATTACAACAACGGTTATGTACTGCCTGGTGCAATCGATAAAACCATTACTTTTAAATTAGGGAAGAACAACACTGAAAAATGTTGTAGAATTTACAGCAAGGGTTTTGGTGATATACTTGAATTTGACTTGGATTCGATTACCAAGAAACCCGAGGGATGGGAAAATTATGTGCTTGGGGTAATTCATGAAATTTTACAACGAACCCATAAGTTAAAAGGCTTTGACTGCACCATTGAAAGCCACCTACCTGTTGGATCGGGAGTAAGTTCTTCCGCTGCCCTGGAATGTGGTCTTGCCTTTGGATTAAATACCCTTTTTGAACTTGGCCTTACAAAATGGGAAATAATTGAATTATCCCAAACAGCGGAACACGAATTTGTGGGCACCAAATGTGGTATCATGGATCAGTTTGCCTCGGTAATGGGCAAAAAGGACCATGTAATGTTTTTGGATTGCATGACATTGGATTTTGAATATATCCCCATGGATATAGAACCTTACCGTATTCTATTGTTGAATACCAATGTTGCCCATAATTTGGCATCTAGCGCATATAATATTCGGAGAAGCCAATGTGAAAAAGGTTTGGCCGTACTTCGGAAAAACTTTGGCAAAGACATTACCTTTAGGAATGTCACCACAACAATGCTCCATCAATGCAAAGAGGAACTGGGTGAAACCATTTTCAATAGGTGTAGTTATGTAATCGAAGAAAATTTAAGAGTTTTTAAGGCCGTAACGGCCTTAAAAGAAAAGAACCTTATAAAATTTGGTCAATTATTGTACCAGACCCATGAGGGATTGCGCCATAAATACGAAGTAAGTTGTCCTGAGCTTGATTTCCTTGTCGATTTTGCAAAAGATAAAACTGATGTACTTGGCGCCCGAATGATGGGAGGCGGATTCGGAGGCTGTACCCTTAACATTGTACATGAAGAAGCTATCGATGATTTTATAAAAGAAGCGGGCTCAGTTTACCACGAGCGGTTTTCCAACACATTGACTTTTTTCCAAACTGTTCCAAGCCAAGGGACCACCATCTCAAGTGAGAATGTGCGTTGACACCTCACTTGGTTGACTTTAACAGTACGGCCATGAGTTGTGGAATATACCACTACCCATTGCAACAATTTTAGTTGTTGAATTGATACGTTTTTATATCTTTTCCAGATATGCCAAGCAATAATTTATTGTCTATTTGGACAGCACTCCTAACATCACCTTTTATATGCAAACCAGATCGGGATTGTGGAACATATTTGAAGGATCCTTTCCCATCACCCAAAAGCAGCGTTCCATAATTAGCATCAAATTTTCCAAGCCGAAGTTTGAAAAACTGATTGTTGCCCAACAGCAATATATCGACAGTGCCATCATGGTCAAAGTCTTCTATTACGGTTCCATAAACAATTGAATATTGCACTTGTTCAGGCAAGGTTGCCATAGTATACTTACCATTTGGAGTGCTCAACATTAAAGATGTATACATATGATTGGCGGTTAATTTCTTGGACTTTTCCAATTCTTTTGGCGTGAAGATATCTTCCAATGTAGCATCTGCAAAACTCTCGTACGTTGTAAATTTTGAACGGAGATATGCCAATTGTCCCAAAAGCTCATTTCGGGTTACATAAGGATATTCCTTTCCCTGAATGTAAAAATTGAGAATGGGATCTACCGAACCATTTTGATCGTAATCGGCGTGGTACAATGCTGCGGGTTCTTCTTGGGATGCCTTGAACTGTGAATTTGTACCAAGGTTTCCCATAACTAAATCGGGGCGGCCATCCCCATTAAAATCGCCAACATCAATGGAATTCCAAAGACCACGGTATTCCCTGTCCAAAAGATTACTGGTTTCGTTTTTGAGCACCCCTGATCTGTTCATAAAAAAAGTGATGGGCATCCATTCTCCGACAACCACCAAATCCTTACCACCGTCATTGTCAAGATCTAACCAAACTGCATCGGTTATCATACCAGCTTCTTCCAATTCAGGAGCCAATCTTTGGGTAGCGTCCACAAAACGGCCGTTACCCTTGTTTTCCAACATATAGCTTCTTGGACTTTCCGGATATCTTCCCGGTATTACCCTACCGCCCACAAAAATATCCAGATCCCCATCTCCATCGATATCCGCAGTTCTTACGGTTTCACTATTTGTAGGCATTTCCGGGAGACGGTCTGTGCCATCGGTAAATCCTCCCTTTCCATTGCCTAGATATAACCTATCCTGCAGCAATGGATCTTCAGTATTAAAATTATGGTATCCGCCACCGGCCACATAAATATCAAGAAATCCGTCACCATTGGCATCGAATACGGCAGCGTCACTGTCATGGTATTCTTTATATTGGGAAAAAATACCCACTTTATGTTCGGCAAATGCACCATTTCTTCCCTGCAAGAATATATGTGCTGGTTTTCCTTTGGAACCTCCTATAAAAAGGTCATTAAGACCATCGTTGTTATAATCCCCTTTGACGATGCTTGGCGTGTTATGGGAATATTGGGATATAAGCAATGATTGGCGTTTAAAATCATTGACCGCTGATGGTTTGTCGGTATACTTCACTGGAGAGTCCACTTCACTGAACAAGGTAGAAGTGCTTGAAAATTCCTTCTTCCCTTTATCGGCATCAGTTTCCTTAAGCACTATTAATTTATCCACTGGAACTTGGGCAATCGTTTCCAGTCCTCCCCTATTCCACCGTACAACTATGGAATCAATGGTACTGTTTTGACCCAATCCAAAGTGCAGGATTGGGGATACCGTGGATAAATATCCTCTGGTGGGCATTTGAACCAGGGTCTGTTTCAAGGAATCTTGGTAAACCGTTACTTGGGCTCCGATTCCCTGTGTATTGCCCCCTTCACCTTCCAATTTTAACTGAATAAAATGGGAATCCCCAGAATTAGTATTGTTTTGATAAATGGAAGCTGGCTTATTGATATTGTTGATGACCAAGTCCAGGTCACCATCATTATCCAAATCGGCATAGGCCGCTCC
It encodes the following:
- the galK gene encoding galactokinase — its product is MIERYIFSNRLKTDITVTSPGRINIIGEHTDYNNGYVLPGAIDKTITFKLGKNNTEKCCRIYSKGFGDILEFDLDSITKKPEGWENYVLGVIHEILQRTHKLKGFDCTIESHLPVGSGVSSSAALECGLAFGLNTLFELGLTKWEIIELSQTAEHEFVGTKCGIMDQFASVMGKKDHVMFLDCMTLDFEYIPMDIEPYRILLLNTNVAHNLASSAYNIRRSQCEKGLAVLRKNFGKDITFRNVTTTMLHQCKEELGETIFNRCSYVIEENLRVFKAVTALKEKNLIKFGQLLYQTHEGLRHKYEVSCPELDFLVDFAKDKTDVLGARMMGGGFGGCTLNIVHEEAIDDFIKEAGSVYHERFSNTLTFFQTVPSQGTTISSENVR
- a CDS encoding VCBS repeat-containing protein; translated protein: MRYSLCLLLLSFLFSCDKTDKKTIDAKKANSEAAVFQSISPDFSGVHFQNTLQEGPNLNVLMYEYLYNGGGVATADFNDDGLIDLYFTSNTGENKCYLNLGGMKFKDITAIAKVGGRTGPWKTGITAADVNGDGRMDLYLCYSGALPPKKRTNQLFINMGNDSNGIPIFEEQAEKYGLASSAFSNQGYFFDYDRDGDLDMILLNHNPKSLPILNVANTKRFLEMDDPLQGIRLYQQDNGRFSDVTVNAGINGSALTYGLGIGIGDFNNDGWSDFYVSNDYAVPDYLYINQKDGTFINDLREQLGHTSHFSMGNDIADVNNDGLQDIFTLDMLPEDNRRQKLLLSPDNYDKFDLNVRSGFHYQYMRNMLQVNNGNGSFSEIGQMAGISNTDWSWAALWADYDNDGWKDLFVTNGYLRDYTNLDFIDYMDNLVKSKGRFKRKDVLELIEKMPSSKLSNYLYTHSSNNNYTNSTKKFGLDEPANSNGAAYADLDNDGDLDLVINNINKPASIYQNNTNSGDSHFIQLKLEGEGGNTQGIGAQVTVYQDSLKQTLVQMPTRGYLSTVSPILHFGLGQNSTIDSIVVRWNRGGLETIAQVPVDKLIVLKETDADKGKKEFSSTSTLFSEVDSPVKYTDKPSAVNDFKRQSLLISQYSHNTPSIVKGDYNNDGLNDLFIGGSKGKPAHIFLQGRNGAFAEHKVGIFSQYKEYHDSDAAVFDANGDGFLDIYVAGGGYHNFNTEDPLLQDRLYLGNGKGGFTDGTDRLPEMPTNSETVRTADIDGDGDLDIFVGGRVIPGRYPESPRSYMLENKGNGRFVDATQRLAPELEEAGMITDAVWLDLDNDGGKDLVVVGEWMPITFFMNRSGVLKNETSNLLDREYRGLWNSIDVGDFNGDGRPDLVMGNLGTNSQFKASQEEPAALYHADYDQNGSVDPILNFYIQGKEYPYVTRNELLGQLAYLRSKFTTYESFADATLEDIFTPKELEKSKKLTANHMYTSLMLSTPNGKYTMATLPEQVQYSIVYGTVIEDFDHDGTVDILLLGNNQFFKLRLGKFDANYGTLLLGDGKGSFKYVPQSRSGLHIKGDVRSAVQIDNKLLLGISGKDIKTYQFNN